From one Flavobacterium sp. N502536 genomic stretch:
- a CDS encoding Crp/Fnr family transcriptional regulator: MDIDTILDDIFQLPEESKNALKLGISEINYPKGHILLNAGKVESALYFIKKGIVRAYVDENDSEITFWFGKEGQTILSMKSYVEEQKGYETIELLEDCELYELKKAHLQQLFETDINIANWGRKFAEQELIKTEERLISRQFRNATDRYLELMKHHPELIQRIQLGHIASYLGITQVSLSRIRADLK, from the coding sequence ATGGACATCGATACAATTCTTGACGATATATTTCAACTCCCCGAGGAGTCCAAAAATGCATTAAAACTAGGTATTAGTGAGATAAATTATCCTAAAGGACATATACTGTTAAATGCCGGAAAGGTTGAATCTGCGCTCTATTTTATAAAAAAAGGAATTGTGCGGGCGTATGTGGATGAGAATGATAGTGAAATTACTTTTTGGTTTGGAAAAGAAGGACAGACTATTCTTTCCATGAAAAGTTATGTCGAAGAGCAAAAAGGTTATGAAACGATAGAACTCCTCGAAGACTGTGAACTTTATGAATTAAAAAAAGCGCATTTGCAGCAGTTGTTTGAAACCGATATTAATATTGCCAACTGGGGCAGGAAATTTGCCGAACAGGAACTGATTAAAACAGAAGAACGTTTAATTTCAAGGCAATTCCGAAACGCAACCGATCGTTATCTGGAACTTATGAAACACCATCCCGAACTGATCCAAAGAATTCAACTGGGGCATATTGCTTCCTATCTTGGCATTACACAAGTAAGCCTAAGCAGAATAAGAGCCGATTTGAAATAA
- a CDS encoding DMT family transporter, whose protein sequence is MNWIILIIAGLFEVAFATCLGKAKEATGTDVYLWYTGFFISLTVSMLLLIKATETLPIGTAYAVWTGIGAVGTVLMGIFVFKEPAAFWRLFFLFTLVSSIIGLKAVSH, encoded by the coding sequence ATGAACTGGATTATTCTAATTATTGCGGGACTGTTTGAAGTCGCTTTTGCAACCTGTCTCGGAAAAGCCAAAGAGGCAACTGGTACCGATGTTTACTTATGGTATACGGGCTTTTTTATATCACTAACCGTCAGCATGCTGCTTTTGATTAAAGCTACTGAAACCCTTCCTATTGGAACAGCCTATGCGGTTTGGACCGGAATTGGAGCTGTTGGAACGGTACTGATGGGAATTTTTGTTTTTAAAGAACCTGCTGCCTTCTGGAGATTGTTCTTTCTTTTTACCCTGGTAAGTTCTATTATCGGACTTAAAGCGGTATCACACTAA
- a CDS encoding DUF4625 domain-containing protein translates to MKKLKLILLFVAVSVAFTACNNDDDKEVSKPKAENIEIGTANNKKALIGRDFHFNADVLAGDKIADVQLKILPIKGETYTKDWKFELSWAEYKGTKNTNVHKHFNIPADAPEGKFDFLFIVLDENGSKLEIKEVVTITDPANMPVDPIIGRDNLSRNDDLIYYINTWVEPELIFKKNDLLTAHAQVSQIMGDGILYSVLIKKSANYHPESIDKLDFKKVIVISKVEHKGLAAASKITTLQKINGVLGGQSITIGADKDFEGTPITADKAWQSGTYNWVVLYKNTTYNMSVYKSMPITINF, encoded by the coding sequence ATGAAAAAACTAAAGTTAATACTGCTCTTTGTAGCCGTGAGTGTGGCTTTTACGGCCTGTAATAACGACGACGACAAAGAAGTTTCAAAACCCAAAGCTGAAAATATTGAAATTGGTACTGCCAATAACAAAAAAGCCCTTATTGGCCGCGATTTTCATTTTAACGCCGATGTACTTGCCGGAGATAAAATTGCCGATGTACAGTTAAAAATCCTTCCTATAAAAGGCGAAACCTATACCAAAGACTGGAAGTTTGAATTGTCCTGGGCAGAATACAAAGGCACCAAAAATACTAACGTGCACAAGCACTTCAACATTCCGGCCGATGCTCCGGAAGGCAAATTTGATTTCCTTTTTATTGTTCTGGATGAAAACGGCTCGAAGCTCGAAATTAAAGAAGTAGTAACCATTACCGATCCTGCGAATATGCCTGTCGATCCTATAATTGGCCGCGATAATCTATCGCGAAACGATGATCTGATTTACTATATAAATACCTGGGTTGAACCGGAACTTATTTTCAAAAAAAATGATCTTCTGACTGCGCATGCGCAAGTAAGTCAAATTATGGGGGATGGAATTTTATATTCTGTTTTGATTAAAAAAAGTGCCAATTATCATCCTGAAAGTATCGACAAACTTGATTTCAAGAAGGTAATTGTGATTTCAAAAGTCGAACACAAAGGTCTGGCGGCTGCCTCAAAAATTACTACACTTCAAAAAATAAATGGTGTTTTGGGCGGTCAAAGCATCACTATTGGTGCAGATAAAGATTTCGAAGGAACTCCAATAACCGCAGACAAAGCATGGCAATCCGGAACATACAACTGGGTCGTGCTTTATAAAAACACCACTTACAATATGAGCGTCTACAAATCGATGCCCATTACAATTAACTTTTAA
- the ribB gene encoding 3,4-dihydroxy-2-butanone-4-phosphate synthase, which produces MISTLPYPLEKFGLTSIERVENALQQLRNGKGILLTDDENRENEGDLIFSAQHISVQDMALMIRECSGIVCLCLPNEKADQLELPYMVKENTSSFQTPFTITIEAKEGVTTGVSAADRITTIKTASALNAKASDLARPGHIFPLRAKNNGVLERNGHTEGSVDLMKLAGLQPEAVLCELMNADGTMAKLDKIISFAIQHDLVVLSIEDIIYYRKFVKDYL; this is translated from the coding sequence ATGATCAGCACATTACCTTATCCTTTAGAAAAATTTGGTTTAACCAGCATCGAACGTGTCGAAAATGCATTACAACAGCTGCGAAACGGAAAAGGAATTTTACTAACCGACGACGAAAACCGCGAAAACGAAGGCGATTTAATTTTTTCGGCACAACATATCAGCGTACAAGACATGGCACTCATGATACGTGAATGCAGCGGAATTGTTTGCCTGTGCCTGCCCAATGAAAAAGCAGATCAGCTTGAATTGCCCTATATGGTAAAAGAAAACACCAGTAGTTTCCAGACCCCATTTACCATTACGATCGAAGCAAAAGAAGGGGTTACCACCGGAGTTTCGGCAGCAGATCGAATCACGACCATTAAAACGGCATCTGCGCTAAATGCCAAAGCTTCGGATCTGGCAAGACCTGGACATATTTTCCCCTTACGAGCCAAAAACAATGGTGTTCTCGAACGAAACGGACATACGGAAGGCAGCGTAGATTTAATGAAACTGGCAGGTTTACAGCCCGAAGCCGTTTTGTGCGAGTTAATGAACGCAGACGGAACCATGGCCAAACTGGACAAAATCATTAGCTTTGCAATACAACACGATCTGGTAGTACTGTCGATAGAAGATATCATTTACTACCGTAAATTTGTAAAAGACTATCTTTAA
- a CDS encoding Crp/Fnr family transcriptional regulator, which produces MPYEQLAAYIKKRIAVSDENLNTILSYFKPLQQSKNELLLSAGQTSQHTYFVTKGCLRIYFINEEGKDVTRYIAFENQIATALVSFITKMPSTEYIQVIEKSELLYISHEDFNHLMEIIPQWREFYCSYLEKAYVNNTNRLMSFTTMDALERYSQLLKINPAIVKRLPNKIVASYINISQETLSRLKSKVSI; this is translated from the coding sequence ATGCCTTACGAACAACTTGCTGCTTATATAAAAAAACGTATTGCCGTTTCTGATGAAAATCTCAATACCATTTTATCTTACTTTAAACCTTTACAACAAAGCAAGAATGAATTGCTGCTTTCGGCAGGGCAAACGAGTCAGCATACCTATTTTGTAACTAAAGGCTGCTTGAGAATTTACTTTATTAATGAAGAGGGAAAAGATGTTACCCGTTATATTGCCTTCGAAAACCAAATTGCGACGGCTTTGGTCAGTTTTATCACCAAAATGCCTTCGACAGAATACATACAGGTTATTGAAAAGTCGGAGTTGTTGTACATCAGTCACGAAGATTTCAATCATTTGATGGAGATTATTCCGCAATGGCGGGAATTTTATTGTTCGTATTTGGAAAAAGCCTATGTAAATAACACCAACAGACTGATGTCGTTTACTACGATGGATGCTTTAGAAAGATACAGTCAGTTGCTTAAAATTAATCCGGCAATTGTAAAACGGCTGCCCAATAAAATTGTAGCTTCGTATATCAATATTTCGCAGGAAACGCTGAGCAGACTAAAATCAAAAGTTTCCATTTAG
- a CDS encoding OsmC family peroxiredoxin codes for MKFTRNANANWKGTGMEGKGTITTQSTTLNNAQLSFKTRFAEGVGTNPEELIAAAHAGCFTMQLSFLLSEAGFVTEDLNTTAKVTFEDGTITLITLELTGAVPGITTENFEATAQKAKEICPISKLLNTEIALNVSLLS; via the coding sequence ATGAAATTTACAAGAAACGCAAATGCAAACTGGAAAGGTACAGGAATGGAAGGAAAAGGAACCATTACTACACAAAGTACTACTTTAAACAATGCTCAACTCTCTTTTAAAACCCGTTTTGCTGAGGGAGTAGGAACTAACCCTGAAGAATTGATCGCTGCTGCACATGCAGGATGTTTTACAATGCAATTAAGCTTTTTATTATCGGAGGCAGGTTTTGTTACCGAAGATCTTAATACGACTGCCAAAGTAACTTTTGAAGACGGTACAATCACCTTAATTACTCTTGAACTTACAGGAGCCGTTCCGGGAATTACAACAGAAAATTTTGAAGCAACAGCTCAAAAAGCAAAAGAGATTTGTCCAATTTCAAAATTACTGAACACAGAAATTGCTTTAAACGTGTCTTTACTGTCTTAA
- a CDS encoding TonB-dependent receptor — MNNNNSSPLRTYFVLLFCFALVVVTKAAAQSVRVSGTVFSKDQKPLEGAVVTLYPAHISTVTNKKGQFFLNQVPKNTKRLTVTYSGYSLYEMPLFIDQNTMVLPDIFLKPEVNELLEVVISEGYETRRKKQESLNLEIVNSSFIQRNLGGSLMQSLQRLPGVKTISIGSGSSKPLIRGLSFNQVIVVENGIKHEGQQWGADHGLEIDQYAVNRVAIIKGPSSFMYGSDAIGGAINIQPLPFPAQHVLGGSVDFTGKSNNAQFGGSMNLYGRNENWFFDTRVTAMDYGDYRVPTDTVQVYNYAVPLYKNHLRNTAGRELDLHASTGYVSDKFRSVLYFSNIYTKSGFFANAHGLEPRNVDTELHDRSSRDILMPFQEVTHTKISNTTSFPVGSHRVETQLGFQKNFRREWSHYVNHGYMPPLYPVDIYAPNHLERQYDKEVFSAAVKDEFTIQKHQFTTGINTEQQQNSINGWSFLIPAFKQFNAGAFVYDKIEISELWLLHAAVRLDYGKIQMKQYTDWFPSEVTENGQTTPQYLKRSQDLTRTFQSFNWSAGVNYTPGQWSLKANLGTSFRMPIAKELASNGVNYHYFRFEKGNPGLAPERSYQLDLGMEWQENKWSVQLSPFFNYFPNYIYLNPTSQHDIYYGAGNQVFEYEQSKVLRYGGELQVRYQFFKNLSGEMLAEYLYSEQMSGDKKGYTLPFSPPPSVLFGITYNPEIKNLKETYFSLDYRFTAEQDQIVPPEKKTASSSVFNLAMGTQLKTGQQTFIISLQVQNLFNTKYLNHTSFYRLIELPEAGRNIILSLKIPFLIHK, encoded by the coding sequence ATGAACAATAATAATTCTAGTCCCTTGCGAACGTATTTTGTGCTGCTCTTTTGTTTTGCTTTGGTTGTGGTTACAAAAGCTGCAGCGCAATCTGTTCGTGTTTCCGGCACTGTATTTTCTAAAGATCAAAAGCCTTTAGAAGGAGCTGTCGTTACCCTTTATCCGGCTCATATAAGTACTGTTACCAACAAAAAAGGACAATTCTTTCTGAATCAGGTTCCTAAAAACACAAAACGGTTAACAGTTACTTATTCCGGATATTCTTTATATGAAATGCCTCTTTTTATAGATCAAAATACGATGGTACTTCCTGATATCTTCTTAAAACCGGAAGTAAATGAATTACTTGAAGTCGTGATTAGTGAAGGTTATGAAACGCGTCGTAAAAAACAGGAATCGCTTAACCTTGAAATTGTAAACAGCAGTTTTATCCAGCGAAATCTTGGCGGAAGTCTGATGCAGTCTTTACAAAGACTACCGGGAGTGAAAACCATTTCTATTGGATCCGGAAGCTCAAAACCCTTGATTCGCGGACTGAGTTTCAATCAGGTTATTGTAGTCGAAAACGGCATCAAGCATGAAGGCCAGCAATGGGGAGCCGATCACGGTTTAGAAATCGATCAGTATGCGGTGAATCGCGTGGCAATTATCAAAGGTCCTTCGTCGTTTATGTACGGTTCTGATGCGATTGGAGGTGCTATAAACATACAGCCGCTACCCTTTCCTGCCCAGCATGTTTTAGGCGGAAGTGTTGATTTTACAGGCAAAAGCAACAATGCACAGTTTGGAGGATCGATGAACCTGTATGGACGGAATGAAAACTGGTTCTTTGATACCCGGGTTACCGCCATGGACTACGGAGATTATCGCGTTCCTACCGATACGGTACAGGTTTACAATTATGCCGTTCCGTTATACAAAAATCATTTGCGCAACACAGCAGGACGTGAACTCGATTTGCATGCCAGCACCGGTTATGTCTCTGATAAATTCAGGTCGGTTTTATATTTCAGTAACATTTATACCAAAAGCGGCTTTTTTGCCAACGCTCACGGACTCGAACCCCGAAATGTGGATACCGAACTTCATGATCGATCTAGCAGGGATATTTTGATGCCTTTTCAGGAAGTGACTCATACAAAAATCAGTAATACAACTTCTTTTCCGGTGGGTTCACATCGGGTGGAAACACAACTGGGGTTTCAGAAGAACTTCCGTCGCGAATGGAGCCATTATGTCAATCATGGATATATGCCACCACTATATCCTGTTGATATATATGCTCCGAATCATCTGGAAAGACAATACGATAAAGAAGTGTTTTCTGCTGCTGTTAAAGATGAATTTACGATTCAAAAGCATCAGTTTACAACAGGAATAAATACCGAACAGCAACAAAACAGTATTAACGGCTGGAGTTTTTTAATCCCTGCCTTTAAACAATTCAATGCAGGAGCATTTGTATATGATAAAATTGAGATCAGCGAATTATGGCTGCTTCATGCTGCCGTACGACTGGATTACGGCAAAATCCAAATGAAGCAATACACCGACTGGTTTCCAAGTGAAGTCACTGAAAATGGACAAACGACACCCCAATATTTAAAACGTTCGCAAGACCTGACCCGAACCTTTCAGAGTTTTAACTGGTCTGCGGGTGTTAACTATACTCCCGGACAATGGTCTTTAAAAGCCAATCTGGGGACGAGTTTCAGAATGCCAATCGCAAAAGAACTGGCTTCAAATGGTGTTAATTATCATTATTTCAGATTTGAAAAGGGCAATCCAGGTTTAGCACCTGAACGCTCGTACCAGTTAGATCTTGGTATGGAATGGCAAGAAAATAAATGGTCGGTACAGTTGAGCCCTTTTTTCAATTATTTTCCGAATTACATTTATCTCAACCCCACTTCGCAACATGATATTTATTACGGAGCAGGCAATCAGGTATTTGAATACGAGCAAAGTAAAGTCTTACGTTATGGCGGCGAATTACAAGTACGCTACCAGTTTTTTAAAAATTTAAGTGGTGAAATGCTGGCGGAATACCTTTACAGCGAACAAATGTCAGGAGATAAAAAAGGATATACACTGCCCTTCTCTCCACCTCCTTCTGTTTTGTTTGGGATCACGTACAATCCGGAAATAAAAAACTTAAAAGAAACGTACTTCTCCCTTGATTATCGTTTTACGGCCGAACAGGACCAGATCGTTCCTCCTGAAAAGAAAACGGCAAGCAGCAGCGTCTTCAATCTTGCTATGGGAACCCAGTTAAAAACCGGACAGCAAACTTTTATTATAAGTCTGCAGGTACAAAACCTGTTCAATACAAAATACCTTAATCACACCAGCTTTTACAGGTTAATAGAACTTCCTGAGGCTGGCAGAAACATTATTTTATCGCTAAAAATTCCATTTTTAATACACAAATAA
- a CDS encoding methyltransferase domain-containing protein has product MPWNPEIYNKFKNIRYQPFYDLASFIQPVKGMKAIDLGCGTGEQTAILANKFTEADFLGVDSSAEMLEQSKSLETDRLHFRKATTEETLESGEKWDLIFSNAALQWSDDHETLFAKLIEQLNPKGQFAVQMPVQPENKLNKILLELVQEEPFVSYLKGFKRESPVLDIDAYAQILFDGGLEDLEIQQKVYPIIAKDHETLFSFISGSALIPYTERLEGEEKALFIETYKKRIAEGFLKLPAIYSFKRLLLYGRKI; this is encoded by the coding sequence ATGCCTTGGAATCCGGAAATCTACAATAAGTTCAAAAACATTCGATACCAGCCTTTTTATGATTTGGCGAGTTTTATTCAGCCGGTAAAAGGGATGAAGGCTATTGATTTAGGCTGTGGTACGGGAGAGCAAACGGCAATTTTGGCCAATAAATTTACAGAAGCTGATTTTCTGGGAGTTGATTCTTCGGCAGAAATGCTGGAACAATCAAAAAGCTTAGAAACAGACCGGCTGCATTTCAGAAAAGCCACTACTGAAGAAACCTTAGAATCGGGTGAAAAGTGGGATTTGATTTTTAGTAATGCGGCTTTGCAATGGTCGGATGATCATGAGACATTATTTGCCAAATTAATCGAGCAGCTGAATCCAAAAGGACAGTTTGCAGTGCAGATGCCGGTTCAGCCGGAAAACAAACTCAATAAAATTCTTTTAGAGCTGGTTCAGGAAGAGCCATTTGTATCCTATCTCAAAGGTTTTAAAAGAGAATCTCCGGTTTTGGACATCGATGCCTATGCGCAAATTCTTTTTGATGGCGGATTAGAAGATCTTGAAATCCAGCAAAAAGTATATCCAATTATTGCGAAAGACCACGAAACGCTTTTCAGCTTTATTTCGGGATCGGCTTTGATTCCGTATACAGAACGTCTGGAAGGAGAGGAGAAAGCCCTTTTTATTGAAACGTATAAAAAAAGAATAGCGGAAGGCTTTCTCAAGCTTCCCGCTATCTATTCTTTTAAAAGACTGTTGCTTTATGGTCGTAAAATCTAA
- a CDS encoding alpha/beta hydrolase — MKTINLKRQLNRVFMSAALILTFLVSTISVAQTAPTKIKNVVLVHGAFADGSGWRNLYDVLSKKGYKVTIVQNPLSSLEDDVAATNVVLDNQDGPTILVGHSWGGAVITQAGNHPNVVGLVYVAAFQPDNGESALQWLQTAPPAPENGVLPPNDKGIVYYDEAKFHAGFCADISKEEAAFMYASQGAFYAKGFITPITKAAWKDKPAYAVIATQDKSIDPSIQRAMYKRSKTKATEVKGSHCVFMSQPVAVANVIIGAAKDLSGK; from the coding sequence ATGAAAACAATTAATTTAAAAAGACAATTGAATCGTGTATTCATGTCTGCGGCTTTAATTTTAACTTTTTTAGTGTCAACAATTTCAGTTGCGCAAACAGCGCCAACAAAAATTAAAAATGTAGTGTTGGTTCACGGAGCATTTGCCGATGGTTCCGGATGGAGAAATTTATACGACGTACTTTCAAAAAAGGGTTATAAAGTAACGATTGTTCAAAATCCGTTAAGTTCGCTTGAAGATGATGTAGCAGCAACCAATGTGGTATTAGACAATCAGGACGGCCCAACGATTCTGGTAGGACATTCCTGGGGAGGTGCTGTAATTACACAGGCTGGTAACCATCCGAATGTGGTTGGATTGGTATATGTGGCAGCTTTTCAGCCGGACAACGGAGAATCGGCTTTACAATGGTTGCAAACAGCTCCTCCTGCTCCCGAAAATGGTGTGCTGCCTCCAAATGATAAAGGAATAGTGTATTATGATGAGGCTAAGTTTCATGCCGGATTCTGTGCAGACATCAGTAAAGAAGAAGCGGCTTTTATGTATGCCTCACAAGGAGCTTTTTACGCAAAAGGTTTTATAACACCAATCACTAAAGCAGCATGGAAAGATAAACCGGCCTATGCAGTAATTGCGACACAGGACAAAAGTATCGACCCATCTATTCAGCGTGCGATGTACAAACGCTCCAAAACTAAAGCGACTGAAGTAAAAGGAAGCCACTGTGTTTTCATGTCACAGCCAGTAGCCGTTGCCAATGTAATAATTGGTGCTGCTAAAGATCTAAGCGGAAAATAA
- a CDS encoding DUF4625 domain-containing protein → MKTPKIFLALLVTGFVFTACDSDKNEIDTEYPVIDISAANAFPIQCSTLSRGQKITFRAKFTDNSQLGSYSLDIHHNFDHHTHSTEVMDCTADPVKKPVKPMLYINSVTIPSGQKTFEAVQEISIPADIDSGDYHFMIRLTDKEGWQTIKGLSIKIL, encoded by the coding sequence ATGAAAACTCCCAAAATTTTTCTGGCTCTTTTGGTGACGGGCTTTGTTTTCACAGCCTGTGACAGTGACAAAAACGAAATTGATACGGAATATCCCGTAATTGATATTTCGGCTGCAAATGCATTTCCGATACAATGCAGTACACTTAGCCGCGGACAAAAAATTACTTTCAGAGCAAAGTTTACAGACAACTCGCAATTAGGTTCGTACAGTCTGGACATTCACCACAATTTTGACCATCATACTCACAGCACTGAGGTAATGGACTGTACTGCCGATCCTGTCAAAAAACCTGTAAAACCAATGCTTTACATCAATTCGGTTACGATTCCTTCCGGACAAAAAACGTTCGAAGCTGTTCAGGAAATCAGTATTCCGGCAGATATTGATTCGGGAGATTATCATTTCATGATTCGTTTAACGGATAAGGAAGGCTGGCAAACGATTAAAGGTTTAAGCATTAAAATTTTATAA